The following proteins come from a genomic window of Chloroflexota bacterium:
- a CDS encoding NUDIX hydrolase N-terminal domain-containing protein, which translates to MTNITPQLAIWIQQLRAIAQTGLAFEPRIYDQERYAALLNLAAAMAATVNGDAALDAALAEEFAACWRAQIKPGIAGYVTPKVGVGAVVFNARDEILLVQRAEGPWFIPTGWGDVGLSPAHVAAKEVREETGFLVTPQRVLGVYDGARWGAALNPHFYSIVFYCSFDGGELKRHPAETLDAGFFARDALPQPIWRNRTSWLDHAWAFHRGETNKTYFDQ; encoded by the coding sequence TTGACGAACATCACCCCCCAACTTGCCATTTGGATTCAGCAATTGCGCGCCATCGCGCAGACGGGTCTTGCATTCGAGCCGCGTATCTACGATCAAGAACGCTACGCGGCATTGTTGAACCTTGCCGCCGCGATGGCAGCCACCGTGAATGGCGATGCCGCGCTCGACGCCGCACTCGCCGAGGAATTCGCCGCGTGTTGGCGCGCGCAAATCAAACCTGGGATCGCCGGATACGTCACGCCCAAGGTCGGAGTCGGCGCAGTCGTGTTCAACGCGCGCGATGAAATATTGTTGGTGCAACGCGCGGAAGGTCCCTGGTTCATTCCCACCGGCTGGGGCGATGTCGGTTTATCGCCCGCGCATGTCGCCGCAAAAGAAGTCCGCGAGGAAACCGGTTTTCTGGTCACGCCGCAACGCGTGCTGGGCGTCTACGACGGCGCACGCTGGGGCGCGGCGCTTAATCCGCACTTCTACAGCATCGTCTTTTACTGCAGTTTCGACGGCGGTGAACTCAAGCGTCATCCGGCGGAAACACTCGACGCCGGTTTTTTCGCGCGCGACGCGCTCCCGCAACCGATTTGGCGCAATCGCACCAGTTGGCTCGACCACGCCTGGGCATTCCATCGCGGTGAGACTAACAAAACGTACTTCGATCAATGA